A DNA window from Mycobacterium sp. IDR2000157661 contains the following coding sequences:
- the ruvB gene encoding Holliday junction branch migration DNA helicase RuvB, translating into MSRFTDPDLPEDADGREVSPALTVGEGDVDASLRPRSLREFIGQPRVREQLQLVLEGAKNRGGAPDHILLSGPPGLGKTSLAMIIAAELGSSLRLTSGPALERAGDLAAMLSNLVEHDVLFIDEIHRIARPAEEMLYLAMEDFRVDVVVGKGPGATSIPLEVAPFTLVGATTRSGALTGPLRDRFGFTAHMDFYEPAELERVLARSAGILGIELGADAGAEIARRSRGTPRIANRLLRRVRDYAEVRADGIITRDVAKAALEVYDVDELGLDRLDRAVLSALTRSFGGGPVGVSTLAVAVGEEATTVEEVCEPFLVRAGMIARTPRGRVATALAWTHLGMSPPSGVSGLGQAGLFD; encoded by the coding sequence ATGAGCCGGTTCACCGACCCCGACCTCCCCGAGGACGCCGACGGCCGCGAGGTGTCGCCGGCGCTGACCGTCGGTGAAGGCGACGTAGACGCCAGCCTTCGCCCGCGGTCGCTGCGCGAATTCATCGGTCAGCCGCGGGTGCGCGAACAACTGCAATTGGTGCTCGAAGGCGCCAAGAACCGCGGTGGCGCACCGGATCACATCCTGCTCTCGGGCCCGCCGGGGCTGGGCAAGACGTCGCTGGCCATGATCATCGCCGCCGAACTGGGTTCCTCGCTGCGGCTCACGTCGGGTCCGGCGCTGGAGCGGGCCGGTGACCTGGCGGCGATGCTGTCGAACCTCGTCGAGCACGACGTGTTGTTCATCGACGAGATTCACCGCATCGCGCGGCCCGCCGAAGAGATGCTGTACCTGGCGATGGAGGACTTCCGCGTCGACGTCGTCGTCGGCAAAGGTCCGGGGGCGACGTCGATCCCGCTGGAAGTGGCGCCGTTCACCCTCGTCGGCGCCACCACCCGTTCGGGGGCACTGACCGGCCCGCTGCGTGACCGGTTCGGGTTCACCGCGCACATGGACTTCTACGAACCCGCCGAACTGGAGCGGGTGCTGGCCCGGTCGGCGGGCATCCTCGGCATCGAGTTGGGCGCCGACGCTGGGGCCGAGATCGCGCGCCGGTCCCGCGGCACACCCCGCATCGCCAACCGCCTGCTGCGCCGCGTCCGCGACTATGCCGAGGTGCGCGCCGACGGCATCATCACCCGCGATGTCGCCAAGGCGGCGCTGGAGGTCTACGACGTCGACGAACTCGGGCTCGACCGGCTCGACCGCGCCGTGCTGTCGGCGCTCACCCGCAGTTTCGGCGGCGGACCCGTCGGTGTCTCCACGCTGGCCGTGGCGGTCGGGGAGGAGGCCACCACGGTCGAGGAGGTCTGCGAGCCGTTTCTGGTGCGCGCCGGGATGATCGCGAGGACTCCCCGCGGCCGAGTCGCCACCGCGTTGGCATGGACACATCTGGGTATGAGCCCGCCGAGCGGCGTCAGCGGTCTCGGGCAGGCCGGGTTGTTCGACTGA